In the Streptomyces spororaveus genome, CCCTGCACTCGGCCCGCCGTGCCGCCGGAGCCGTCCTGCGCGACTTCGGCATCCCCATCCCGGTGGCACCGGAACCCGCACTTCCGGTGGCGGCCTGAGAACCACCGACGCCACAGGGTCCCGGTCCTCCCGCCAGGGGACCGGGCCCCTGCCGTCGGCCGGCCGCCGGGCCGGCGCCGTCAGGACAGGGCCGCCACCCGGTCCCGGTAGGTCCGCACGGCCGAGGCGTCCCGGTAGGGCTCCAGCCGCCGCTCGAAGTCCCGTACGTACTCCACCGCCCGCACCGACCGCATCTCCATCGCCTGCTGCGCCGCCTCCGCGCCCAGCGCGCACGCCTGGTCCAGCTCGCCCAGCCCCAGCCGGGCCGTGGCCAGCACCACCCGGCAGAACAGCCGGGACCGCGCGTACCCCGGCGCCCTCAGCTGCAGGGACCGCTCCGCGTGCTGGGCCGAGGCCCGGTACTGCTGGAGGTCCCGGTGGCAGTGCCCGAACTCGTCCGCCAGCTGCGCCTCGTCGAAGGCGCGCGCCCAGTGCGGTACGTCGTCCCCCGGACGGGCCGCGCCCAGCGCCCGCTCGGCCCGCACCAGGGACGCGGTCGACGCGCGGACCTCGCCGAGGACGGCGTGACCGCGCGCCTCCGCCGAGTGGAGCAGCGCCTGCACCACCGGCGGCGGGCCGGAGCCGACGCCCTGCTGGGCCACCCGGGCCAGCTGGACGGCCTCGCGGCCGTGGCCGAGGTAGACCGCCTGCCGGCTCATGGTGACCAGGACGTACGAGCCGTAGGGCCGGTCCGCGGCCGCCTGCGCGAGCCGCAGCGCCTGAACGAAGTACCGCTGGGCGAGCCCGTGCGCGGCGATGTCGTAGGAGGTCCAGCCCGCGAGCCGGGTCAGATCGGCGGCGGCCGAGAAGAGCCGCCGCCCGGTGGTCTCCCCGTAGGTCCCGCGGAGCATGGGCTCGGCCTCGTGCTCCAGGTAGCGGACCAGGGCCTGGCGGGCGTGCCCGCCGCCGTAGGCCTGGTCCAGGGTCCGGAACAGCTCGCTCACCGATCTCAGTGCGGCGATGTCCCCGCTGGTCACGCGCTGCCCGGGGCCGCGGTCGATCTGCCGCTGCCGGGGTACCGAGGCCCGTCCCTGCAGCGGGACGCGGGCCGCCGAGGGCTCCGCGCCCCGGCCGACCCGCTCGTCGGCGCGCCCGATCAGCCAGTCCCGGCTGGGCACGACCAGCCCGGCCGGGGTGAAGGCGATCTTCCGGAGCTCGGCGTGCGAGCCGGAGTCCTTGCGCCACAGCCCGCTCGCGATGTCGACGGCTTCCTCGGGGGTGGCCGCGAACTCCAGCCCCGCGTACACGGGCGCGCAGGCGTCCAGGCCGAGGTCCTGGGCGGAGAGCCGTCGGCCGAGGCGGCGGGTGAAGACCTCGGCGATCAGTGCCGGGGTGGTGCCGCGGGGCTGCTGCCCGCGCAGCCACCGGGTCACCGAGGTCTTGTCGTAGCGCAGGTCGAGACCGTGCTCCAGACCGAGCTGGTCGACGCGGCGGGCTAGCCCGGCGTTGGAGAACCCGGCTTCCGCGATCAGCGCCGCGAGCTGCCGGTTGGGGACACGCTGGGCAGGTCGTTCCGTCATCGGCTCCACGGTTTCCTGACGTGACGGACCGGGGTCCCGGCCCTGTGAACGGCGTGAATGTAGCGGCGAACTTCGCTGATGCTGCCCTCTCTGCCCCACATTCATCCGATCGTGTGCAGAATGCGTAGGGCCCTTTACGGACCGGCCCCCTCCGCCCGCGTACGCTGCGGGCCATGACCCCTCGGCCCCCCAGGGCGCACCTCCCCGAGGAGCGAACCGAATCCACCGCCCCGCTGCCCCCGCCCGAACTGACCGAGGCGGAGTGCCGGCGCTGCGGCACCTACATCGCGGGGCTCGACGGCCGGTACGCGTGCGGGGTGTGCGGCTGGGTCAACGACCACTCGGAGGGCCACCGGCGGCTGCCGCGCGCGGACGAGGACCCGGACCGGCCGTCCAGGGGACGGCGCCGGCCGAAGCAGCTGCCGGGACCCCCGGCGGAACCCGCGCGGGAACCCGCGCATGAGCCCGCCCCCGAGCCCGCGCCGGGGCCCTGAAGGGGCCCGCACGGCCCGCCGTACCCTTGCTCAGTGAGGTACGTGCACACAGCAGGTTCAACGAGGAGGCGCTGCGGTGGCTGAGCTTGGGTTTGTCCATCTGGGCTTCGGACCGGAATCCGTCGAGTACACCCGGGCCTGGGAAGAACAGCGCAGGGTGCACGCGGCCCGCTTCGCGGACGAGATAGAGGACACCTGCCTCCTGCTGGAGCACCTGCCGGTCTACACGGCCGGCCGGCGTACCGATCCCAGCGAGCGCCCGCTCGACGGCACCCCCGTCGTCGACGTGGACCGCGGCGGCAAGATCACCTGGCACGGCCCGGGCCAGCTGGTCGGCTACCCGATCATGAAGCTGCCCCGCCCGGTGGACGTGGTCGCCCACGTCCGCCGCCTCGAAGAGGCCCTGATCCGCACCGCCGCCGAGTTCGGCCTGGAGACCACCCGGGTCGAGGGCCGCTCCGGCGTCTGGGTCCTGGGCGACCCCGTCGAGGAGCGCCCGAAGATCGGCGGCCTCTCGCTGGAGTTCGACCCCCGGCTGCACGACGAGGAGTTCGACGCGCGGCTGAACGGCCCCGAGTACGCCCCGTCCAACGCGGGCCAGCGCCGCGAGGACCGCAAGCTCGCCGCCATCGGCATCCGGGTCGCCAAGGGCGTCACGATGCACGGCTTCGCGATCAACGTGAACCCGGACAGCACCTGGTTCGACCGGATCATCCCCTGCGGGATCCGGGACGCCGGTGTGACCTCGCTCTCGTACGAACTGGGCCGCGAGGTCACCATCGCGGAGGTACTCCCGGTGGCCGAACGGCACCTGAGGGACGTGCTGGAGCACGCCGAGCCGAAGCCCCGTGAAACGGCGTCGGCCGCGGGCGCCTGACGCCCCGGGAATGCGGCCGGCCCCTCGCAGGTTGGCCGACGTAAGAGCGTACGAAATTACGGGCGTACCCTGGTGGGCGCCCGAACAATCGAAGTCACAGGGAGCCGGTCGTGTCCGCAGTCGCACCCGACGGACGCAAGATGCTGCGCCTGGAGGTCCGTAACGCCCAGACCCCCATCGAGCGCAAGCCCGAGTGGATCAAGACCCGGGCGAAGATGGGTCCCGAGTACACCAAGATGCAGGCCCTGGTGAAGGGCGAAGGACTGCACACGGTGTGCCAGGAAGCCGGCTGTCCGAACATCTACGAATGCTGGGAGGACCGCGAGGCCACCTTCCTCATCGGTGGTGACCAGTGCACCCGGCGCTGTGACTTCTGCCAGATCGACACGGGCAAGCCCGAGGCGCTGGACCGTGACGAGCCGCGGCGCGTCGGCGAGTCCGTGGTCACGATGGACCTCAACTACGCCACCATCACGGGCGTCGCGCGCGACGACCTGGCCGACGGCGGCGCCTGGCTGTACGCGGAGACCGTGCGCCAGATCCACCAGCAGACGGCGGGCCGCGAGACCGGCCACACCAAGGTCGAGCTGCTGGCCCCCGACTTCAACGCGGTCCCGGAGCTGCTGGAGGAGGTCTTCGCCTCCCGCCCCGAGGTCTTCGCGCACAACGTCGAGACGGTGCCGCGGATCTTCAAGCGGATCCGCCCCGGCTTCCGCTACGAGCGCTCGCTCGACGTGATCACCAAAGCCCGCGCCTACGGCCTGGTGACCAAGTCGAACCTGATCCTCGGCATGGGCGAGGAGCGCGAGGAGGTCTCGCAGGCCCTGAAGGACCTGCACGAGGCCGGCTGTGAGCTCATCACCATCACCCAGTACCTGCGGCCCTCGCCGCGGCACCACCCCGTCGAGCGCTGGGTGAAGCCGGCCGAGTTCGTGGAGCTGGCGAAGGAGGCCGAGGAGATCGGCTACTCCGGCGTCATGTCCGGTCCGCTGGTCCGCTCGTCCTACCGGGCGGGTCGCCTCTACCAGCAGGCGATGGAGAAGCGCAGCCGAGTCTGAGCGCAGGTCGAGGGTCCGCCCGAGGTACGAGGGCGGGCACTCGGCCGGAGCGGTGACGAGGCGGAGCTCGACCGCGGGTACAGAGAAGCGCGCGAGCGTGTGAAGTCGCGCACAAAGCGTTACTAGCGGGTAACACCGCGCCGACGCGGCCCCTAGGCTCTTCCCAGAGGAAGAGTCCGGCGGGCCGCGTCAGTGTTTGCAACGTGTCCATCACATTTGACCGACCGGTCACGCCCTGGTAACACCAGTCAGTGACGCTTGGTCCACGCACCGCACACACCGCTCGCATCACGCCGACGCGAGCATCGTGAAAGGGATCGACACCATGCAGGCCGCGCCCGTACGCGCCATTGCCATCCCGACCTTCTCCGATGCCTTCCGGGGCATCGAGTCCCTGCTGATGAGCGGGGCCCGCCGCAACGCCTGGACGGCGGTCCTGGAGGACCGCAAGAGGGCCAAGGACCGGGTCGAAACCGAACACGTACTTGAGGCCGCGGCTACCCGAACCCCGCAGGCCACGTAAACTTCGCTTTATGGCGAGGAAGTCAAACGCAGAGACTGCTGCGAACCCCGGGCGACTGAAGCAGATCGCCCTCACGTACAAGATGACGCGCAAGGCGGACCCGAAGGTCGGTCTGATCGTCGCGGGCGTGGGCATCGTCACCTTCGGTGTCTTTCTCGCCTTCGGCTTCCTGATCGAGCACGAGATCTACCTGGGCGTCCTGGGATTCCTGGTGGCGTTCCTCGCGATGGCGATCGTCTTCGGACGGCGGGCCGAGCGCGCTGCCTTCGGGCAGATGGAGGGCCAGCCGGGAGCGGCCGCGGCCGTTCTGGACAACGTGGGACGGGGCTGGACGACCACCCCGGCCATCGCGATGACCCGGCAGCAGGACATCGTCCACCGTGCCGTCGGCAAGGCCGGCGTCGTGCTGATCGCCGAGGGCAACCCGAACCGCGTGAAGCCGCTGCTCGCGAACGAGAAGAAGAAGCTGGCCCGGATCATGCCGGACGTGCCGGTGCACGACTTCATCGTGGGCACGGGCGAGGGCGAGGTGCCGCTCAAGAAGGTGCGCACCACCCTGCTCAAGCTGCCGCGCGTGCTGGCCGGCCCGCAGATCACCGAGGTCAACGACAAGCTGCGCGCCATGGGTGATCTCATGAGCAACATGCCGCTGCCGAAGGGCCCCATGCCGAAGGGCATGAAGATGCCGCGCGGCGGAAAGATGCGCTGACCCGGTCAGCTGATTTTCGTATACGACACAGGGGTGCCCCCCGAGCCCGTGAGCTCGGGGGGCACCCCTGTGTCGTACGGCTTCCGCTGCGGACCGGATGCGGACTAGATGCGGACCTGGACGGCGCGTGCCAGCCGGTCGTGCAGGCCGCGGCCGTCGCGGTCCCAGATCAGCGCCGGGATGACCAGGGCCAGCAGCAGCGTCCGCAGGACCACCCGGACGATGCCGAGGCGGCCGCCGGACTCCGAAATCACCCGGAGGCCCAGGATCCGCTTGCCGGGGGTGAAGCCCACGGTGCCGACCGTCAGGATGGTGAGGGTCACGAAGAGCGCGAGGGTCCAGTTGCCGGCCGAGGCCATGTCGCCGCGCGTGATCAGCCCGTAGGCAATCAGCTGGCAGCCGATCCAGTCGATCGCGACGGCGCCGAGCCGGCGCCCGAACCGGGCCACCGAGCCGGGCCCCTGCTGGGGGAGGCCGAGTCGCTGACCCGGATAGCCGAAGTCGACGCCCATCTCCTCGGCGGCCGCGCGGGGGCCGGAGAGCCAGGATCCGATTGCCTGTCTGTTGTCCACCCGAACACGGTACCCGTGGCGCCGCACGGCCCTCCGGCCGGACCCTGGTTAACTTGTGCGAAACAAATGGGTCATGCTTGGGAAATCCCGTCTGCTTATGGTCGGGTCAGCGTGCGGCACCGCACTGACGCACCACGAGCTATAAAGCCCGTCCCTGCCCCGGGGCCGGGAGTAGGAGGAGTTGGATGTTCAAGAACGCCGACGAAGTGAAGCAGTACATCGAGGAGAACGACGTCAAGTTCGTCGACGTCCGCTTCTGTGACCTGCCTGGTGTGATGCAGCACTTCACCATCCCGGCGCGAGCGTTCGACCCGGCGGAGGAGCTCGCCTTCGACGGATCCTCGATCCGCGGTTTCCAGGCGATCCACGAGTCCGACATGGCGCTGCGTGCCGACATCACCACCGCGCGTCTGGACCCGTTCCGCAAGGACAAGACGCTCAACATCAACTTCTTCATCCACGACCCGATCACGGGTGAGGCCTACAGCCGCGACCCGCGCAACATCGCGAAGAAGGCCGAGGCGTACCTCGCCTCCACCGGCATCGCCGACACCGCGTACTTCGGCCCCGAGGCCGAGTTCTACGTGTTCGACAGCGTGCGCTTCGCGACCTCCGCGAACGAGGGCTTCTACCACATCGACTCCGAGGCCGGCGCCTGGAACACCGGCTCCGAGGAGAACAACCGTGGTTACAAGGTCCGCTACAAGGGTGGTTACTTCCCCGTAGCCCCGGTCGACCACTTCGCCGACCTGCGCGCCGAGATCTCCCTCGAACTGGACGCCCAGGGCCTCCAGGTCGAGCGCCAGCACCACGAGGTCGGCACCGGTGGCCAGGCCGAGATCAACTACAAGTTCAACACGCTGCTCGCCGCGGCCGACGACCTGATGCTCTTCAAGTACATCGTGAAGAACGTCGCCTGGCGCAACGGTAAGACCGCGACCTTCATGCCGAAGCCGATCTTCGGTGACAACGGCTCGGGCATGCACGTGCACCAGTCGCTGTGGGCGAACGGCGACCCGCTGTTCTACGACGAGGCCGGCTACGCGGGCCTGTCGGACACCGCGCGCTACTACATCGGCGGCATCCTCAAGCACGCGCCGTCGCTGCTGGCGTTCACCAACCCGACGGTGAACTCCTACCACCGCCTGGTGCCGGGCTTCGAGGCGCCGGTCAACATGGTGTACTCGCAGCGCAACCGCTCCGCCGCCATGCGCATCCCGATCACGGGCTCGAACCCGAAGGCCAAGCGCGTCGAGTTCCGCGCCCCGGACCCGTCGTCCAACCCGTACCTCGCCTTCGCGGCGCTGCTGCTCGCGGGCCTCGACGGTGTCAAGAACAAGATCGAGCCGATGGAGCCGATCGACAAGGACCTCTACGAGCTCTCGCCCGACGAGCACGCGAGCGTCCCGCAGGTCCCGACCAGCCTCGAGGACGTCCTCAAGGCCCTGGAGGCGGACCACGAGTACCTCCTGGCCGGCGGTGTCTTCACCCCCGACCTGATCGAGACCTGGATCGACTACAAGCGCACGCACGAGATCGCCCCGATCGCGCAGCGTCCGCACCCGCACGAGTTCGAGCTGTACTTCGACATCTAAAAACGCCTGCTGGGAGGCCCCCCGCCACGCTCTACGGAGCGCGGCGGGGGGCCTTTCCGCTTTGACAGGTCCGCATGTCCGAGTGAGGGTGGAAATGACCTAAAAGCGCTATAAGCGAGACATGTGCGGAGGTGCATGAGAATGCGCCGTAAGATCGTTGCGGCAGCCATGGCGGGCGCCGCGGGAATCGCGATAGGTCTGCTGCCCGTCGCCAGCGCCTCGGCCTCGGTCGTCACCGGTGGTGGTGGCGGAGTCGGCGGTAACGGTGGCTACGACTGCTACCGGTACCCCTCGAACCGCTCCGACGCCCGATGGGACGCCTGCTGCAACCACGACTGGCGCAACCGGCCCAGCTGGTGCTGGGACCAGGGCGGCGTCGGCGGATACAACGACAACTGGCGCGACAACAACTGGCGCGACAGCAACTGGCGCGACTCGAACTGGTCGAACTGGAACGACTCGGGCCGCGGTGGCAACGGTGACTGGGGCAACCACGACGACTGGGGCAACGGTCGCGGCGGCAACGGTGACTGGGGCAACGGCCGTGGCGGTGACGGCGGCAACGGCGGCGGCAACTGGGGTGACGGCGGCGGTCGCGGTGGCGACGGCGGCGGCAACTGGGGCGGCGGCGGTGGTGACGGCGGCGGCGGCTGGGGTGGTCGCTGAGCCCCACCCGGAAACATAGGGCCGCGGGCCCGATCCTCCGATGCCCCTGCTCCGGACCTCAGCCGAGGAGCAGGGGCATCGCCCCTGTGAGGTCGCGCAGACAGCGGACCGCGAGCTCCGGCGGGGATCCGGGGCCCGAGACCGGGGCGTCCGTCGTCGACCACAGCTCCAGCGAGACACGGATCGCGTCCGTGGCCGCCGCCGCGAGCAGGCGCACCTCCAGCGGGTCGGCCTCCGGGCCCGCCAGCCGGGAGATCACCGGGACCAGATGCTCCTCCGAGTCCTGGTTCACGCGGTACCAGACCGCGCGCAGGGCCTGGTCGTCCGCGGCCGCCCGCAGCAGGCCGCGGGTCACCTCCAGGCCCTCCTCCACCGCCTGTTGTCCGCTCAGCGACCGGGTGACGGCGCGTTCCAGCGCCTCGCCCAGCGGTGTGCCGGGGTCCTCCTCGGCGAGCAGGGCGCGCCAGGCGTCACCGCCGCCCGCCAGCAGCGGGGCCACCGCCTCCTGCTTGTTGCGGAAGTAGCGGTAGAAGGTGCGCAGGGCCACGCCCGCCCGGTGGGCGATGTCCTCGGCGGTGGTCCCGTCGGGGCCGTGTTCGGCGAAGAGTTCGCAGGCCGCGCGGGCGATGTCCAGCTGGGTGGCGGCCTTGCGGCGCTCGGTCAGCGACTGGGCTCCGGGGCCGGGCTGGGGAGCGTACGGACGAGGGGATCTCACGGGTGAAGCGTACCCCTCACCGACCTCGATGATTGCGTTCCTTGTCATCATGGCAAAACGTGCCACTGCTCGGTACGCTCGCGCCATGAACCGTTACGAAGGACGTCGCGTCCTCATCACCGGCGGCGGCTCCGGCATCGGCCGCGCCACCGTCCACCGCATCCTCGCCGAGGGCGGCCGGGTCCACACCGTGGACGTCGACGAGGCGGGCCTGAAGGCGACCGCCGACCGGGCCGCCGCCGACGGCCACGCGGCCCGGCTCACCACGGCGCCCCTCGACATATCCGACGAGAACGCCGTCAAGGAGGGCGTGGCGGCCGCGGCCGGCGTCCTCGGCGGGAGCGGCATCGACGTGCTGGTCAACGCGGCCGGCATCCTGCGCTCCGCGCACACCCACCAGACCACCCTCGACCTCTGGAACCAGGTCATCGGGGTCAACCTGACCGGCACCTTCCTGATGATCCGCGAGTCCCTCCCGGCGCTGCTCTCGGGCGACAGGCCGGTCGTCGTGAACTTCAGCTCCACCTCGGCGTCCTTCGCCCACCCCTACATGTCCGCCTACGCGGCCAGCAAGGGCGGCATCCAGTCCATGACCCACGCGCTGGCCGCCGAGTACAGCAAGCAGGGCCTGCGCTTCGTCAGCGTCGCGCCCGGCTCCATCGAGAGCGGCATGACCACCGGCAACGGCCCCGGGCTGCCCGAGGACACCGACTGGTCCCTCTTCGCCAAGCTGGCCCCCGCCCTCGGCCAGGGCTTCGCCGGCCCGGAGACCGTCGCCGGCGTCGTCGCCATGCTGGGCTCCGACGACGGCGCGTTCATCACCGGTACGGAGATCCGCATCGACGGCGGCACGCACTGCTGATCAGCTGCGGAACCGGTCCCACAGCCGGGGAAAGCGCTCCGCGAGCACGGCTTCGTTCTCGAAGTCCAGCGGGGCGCCCTCCGGCTCCGCCGCCTGCAGCGGGATGCCCAGATCCGGCGCGACCGCCCCGGTCAGCTGCTCGTACGCCTCGTCGGCCGCGTACCCCAGCTCCTCGCCGTCCCCGTCGATCTCCTCGTCGAAGTCGCCCAGGAGCTCCGCCAGGTGGTCGGGATCGTGCACTGCGCCCTCGAACACCTCCCGCCCCTGGCCGATCAGCCAGCAGCGGAAGTAGTCGAAGGCGTCGTCGCTCGCCCCGTCGAGCAGCACCCAGGCCGCGCCCCACAGGTCCCACGTGTACGCCCGGTTGTACCGGGACTCGAAGTGCCGGGCGAAGTCCAGGACAGAGTCCGGGTCGAACTGTGCGAGCCGCTCCACGAGCAGTTCGGCATGCTCCTCGGGGTCGCCGTCGGCGGCCTCGCGGGTACGGTCGACGATCTCCCAGAACTCCGTCTCGTCCATCACCGCTCCAGCATCACGGGTCGGCCTGCTCGCCGCCACCGCGCATACGGCCAAAGGCCGGTGTCCGCCCCCGTCACGGGGGTCGGACACCGGCCTTCGGTGTGTCGTGCGCGGGCGCGCGGCCTTACAGGCCGTAGCGCTCCCGGGCCTCCTTGACGGAGGACGCCGGCACCTCGCCGCGGCGGGCGAGCTGGGCCAGCGCGGCCACCACGATCGACTGGGCGTCGACACCGAAGTGGCGGCGGGCGCCCTCGCGGGTGTCGGACAGACCGAAGCCGTCCGTGCCGAGCGAGGTGTAGTCCTGCTCCACCCACTGGCTGATCTGGTCCGGGACCTGACGCATCCAGTCGGAGACGGCGAGCACCGGACCCTGGGCGCCTTCCAGCGCGCGGGTGACGAACGGGGTGCGGACCTCGCCGCGCAGCAGCGCCTCGTCGCACTCCAGCGCGTCGCGCCGCAGCTCGCCCCAGGAGGTGGCGGACCAGACGTCGGCGGCCACGTTCCACTCGGCGGCCAGCAGCTTCTGCGCCTCCAGGATCCAGTGGATCGCCGTACCCGAGGCCATCAGCTGGACCTTGGGGGCGTCGGCGGCCGGGGCCGCCTCCGCCAGGTCCGCCGCCGTGTTGAAGCGGTAGAGACCCTTGAGGATGCCCTCCTCCACGCCCTCCGGCATGGCGGGCTGGACCTTCGGCTCGTTGTAGACCGTCAGGTAGTAGAAGACGTCTTCCGGCGTCTCGCCGTACATCCGGCGCAGACCGTCCTTGACGATCACCGCGATCTCGTACGCGAAGGCCGGGTCGTAGTTGAGCGACGCCGGGTTCGTGGACGCGATCAGGTGCGAGTGGCCGTCCGCGTGCTGCAGGCCCTCACCGGTCAGGGTGGTGCGGCCGGCGGTGGCACCGACGATGAAGCCCTTGCCGAGCTGGTCGGCGAGCTGCCACATCTGGTCGGCGGTGCGCTGCCAGCCGAACATCGAGTAGAAGATGTAGAACGGGATCATCGGCTCGCCGTGCGTCGCGTACGACGTGCAGGCGGCGATGAAGTCGGCCATGGCGCCGGCCTCGGTGATCCCCTCGTTGAGGATCTGGCCGTCCTTGGCTTCCTTGTAGTACATGAGCTGGTCGCGGTCGACCGGCTCGTACGTCTGGCCCAGCGGCGAGTAGATGCCGGCCGACGGGAAGAGGGACTCCATACCGAAGGTACGGGCCTCGTCGGGGACGATCGGAACCCAGCGCTTGCCGGTCTCCTTGTCTCGCATCAGGTCCTTGACGAGCCGGACGAAGGCCATGGTGGTGGCCATCTCCTGCTTGCCGGAACCCTTGAGCAGCGGGGCGAAGGAGCGGTCGGCCGGAGCCGGCAGGGCCACGTGCTTGACCTTGCGGGCCGGGGCCGGGCCGCCGAGGGCCGCGCGGCGCTCGTTCAGGTACTGGACCTCGGGGCTGTTCGCGCCCGGGTGGCCGTACGGGACCTGGCCGTCGGCGAAGGCGCTGTCCGGGATCGGGAGGCCAAGGAGGTCACGCATGTCCTTGAACTCGTCGATCGTCAGCTTCTTCATCTGGTGGTTCGCGTTCTTCGACTCGAACCCGGCACCCAGCGTGTAGCCCTTGACGGTCTGCGCGAGGATGACCGTCGGCGCGCCCTTGTGCTCCAGGGCGGCCTTGTACGCGGCGTAGACCTTGCGGGGCTCGTGGCCGCCGCGGGAGCTGTGGAAGCACTCGGCGATCTTGGCGTCGGAGAGCACCCCGGCCAGCTGCACGAGCTCGGCGTTGGCGCCGAAGAAGTGCTGGCGGATGTAGGCCACGTCACGGGTCGCGTACGTCTGGAACTGCGCGTCCGGTACCTCGCGCAGGCGGCGTACGAGGGCGCCCGAGGCGTCGAGCTGGAACAGCTCGTCCCAGGCGGATCCCCACAGCGACTTGATGACGTTCCAGCCGGCGCCGCGGAACTGGGCCTCCAGCTCCTGGACCACGCGGAAGTTGGCGCGGACCGGACCGTCGAGGCGCTGCAGGTTGCAGTTGATGACGAAGGTCAGGTTGTCGAGCTGCTCGCGGGAGGCGAGGGCCAGGGCGGCGGTCGACTCGGGCTCGTCCATCTCGCCGTCGCCCAGGAAGGCCCAGACGTGCGAGTTCGCGGTGTCCTTGATGCTGCGGTTCTGCAGGTAGCGGTTGAACCGCGCCTGGTAGATCGCGGACAGCGGGCCGAGGCCCATGGAGACCGTCGGGAACTCCCACAGCCACGGCAGGCGCCGCGGGTGCGGGTAGGACGGCAGGCCGTTGCCGCCGGACTCCTGGCGGAAGTTGTCGAGCTGCTGCTCGGAGATGCGCCCGTCGAGGAAGGCGCGGGCGTAGATGCCGGGGGAGGCGTGGCCCTGGATGTAGAGCTGGTCGCCCGATCCGTCGGCCTCCTTCCCGCGGAAGAAGTGCTGGAAGCCGGTCTCGTAGAGCCACGCGGCGGAGGCGAAGGTGGCGATGTGGCCGCCGACGCCGTACTTGGAGCCGCGGGTCACCATGGCGGCCGCGTTCCAGCGGTTCCATGCGGTGATCCTGGCTTCCATCTCCTCGTCACCGGGGAACTCGGGCTCCGCGGCGGTCGGGATGGTGTTGACGTAGTCCGTCTCCAGCAGCTTGGGCAGGGCGAGGCCGGCGGCCTCGGCGTGCTGGAGCGTGCGGCGGAGCAGGTATTCGGCGCGGCGCGTACCGGCGGCCTGTGCGACGGCGTCGAGGGAGGCCGCCCATTCGGCGGTCTCCTCGGTGTCGCGATCCGGGAGCTGGTCGAGCTCGCTCGGAAGCTTTCCTACGGGGTCGGACATTGCTGTGCGCCGCCTTCCGGACAAAGGAGAGGTGGTGAAAAAATCCCTGACGGGCAGGACAGGGTCGGTGGACCTGGTTGAGGTCCGCGACGACTGTAAATCGCTGATCGATGATCGATCAAATGAAAGTGACGAAGAAACGTCCATCGAGCAAAAGTCGGCACCGCGTGCCAGAGAAAAAGGCACGCGGTGCCGGGCAAA is a window encoding:
- a CDS encoding regulator — translated: MTERPAQRVPNRQLAALIAEAGFSNAGLARRVDQLGLEHGLDLRYDKTSVTRWLRGQQPRGTTPALIAEVFTRRLGRRLSAQDLGLDACAPVYAGLEFAATPEEAVDIASGLWRKDSGSHAELRKIAFTPAGLVVPSRDWLIGRADERVGRGAEPSAARVPLQGRASVPRQRQIDRGPGQRVTSGDIAALRSVSELFRTLDQAYGGGHARQALVRYLEHEAEPMLRGTYGETTGRRLFSAAADLTRLAGWTSYDIAAHGLAQRYFVQALRLAQAAADRPYGSYVLVTMSRQAVYLGHGREAVQLARVAQQGVGSGPPPVVQALLHSAEARGHAVLGEVRASTASLVRAERALGAARPGDDVPHWARAFDEAQLADEFGHCHRDLQQYRASAQHAERSLQLRAPGYARSRLFCRVVLATARLGLGELDQACALGAEAAQQAMEMRSVRAVEYVRDFERRLEPYRDASAVRTYRDRVAALS
- the lipB gene encoding lipoyl(octanoyl) transferase LipB, whose translation is MAELGFVHLGFGPESVEYTRAWEEQRRVHAARFADEIEDTCLLLEHLPVYTAGRRTDPSERPLDGTPVVDVDRGGKITWHGPGQLVGYPIMKLPRPVDVVAHVRRLEEALIRTAAEFGLETTRVEGRSGVWVLGDPVEERPKIGGLSLEFDPRLHDEEFDARLNGPEYAPSNAGQRREDRKLAAIGIRVAKGVTMHGFAINVNPDSTWFDRIIPCGIRDAGVTSLSYELGREVTIAEVLPVAERHLRDVLEHAEPKPRETASAAGA
- the lipA gene encoding lipoyl synthase, whose protein sequence is MSAVAPDGRKMLRLEVRNAQTPIERKPEWIKTRAKMGPEYTKMQALVKGEGLHTVCQEAGCPNIYECWEDREATFLIGGDQCTRRCDFCQIDTGKPEALDRDEPRRVGESVVTMDLNYATITGVARDDLADGGAWLYAETVRQIHQQTAGRETGHTKVELLAPDFNAVPELLEEVFASRPEVFAHNVETVPRIFKRIRPGFRYERSLDVITKARAYGLVTKSNLILGMGEEREEVSQALKDLHEAGCELITITQYLRPSPRHHPVERWVKPAEFVELAKEAEEIGYSGVMSGPLVRSSYRAGRLYQQAMEKRSRV
- a CDS encoding SCO2195 family GlnR-regulated protein, producing MQAAPVRAIAIPTFSDAFRGIESLLMSGARRNAWTAVLEDRKRAKDRVETEHVLEAAATRTPQAT
- a CDS encoding DUF4191 domain-containing protein, whose product is MARKSNAETAANPGRLKQIALTYKMTRKADPKVGLIVAGVGIVTFGVFLAFGFLIEHEIYLGVLGFLVAFLAMAIVFGRRAERAAFGQMEGQPGAAAAVLDNVGRGWTTTPAIAMTRQQDIVHRAVGKAGVVLIAEGNPNRVKPLLANEKKKLARIMPDVPVHDFIVGTGEGEVPLKKVRTTLLKLPRVLAGPQITEVNDKLRAMGDLMSNMPLPKGPMPKGMKMPRGGKMR
- a CDS encoding RDD family protein, whose translation is MDNRQAIGSWLSGPRAAAEEMGVDFGYPGQRLGLPQQGPGSVARFGRRLGAVAIDWIGCQLIAYGLITRGDMASAGNWTLALFVTLTILTVGTVGFTPGKRILGLRVISESGGRLGIVRVVLRTLLLALVIPALIWDRDGRGLHDRLARAVQVRI
- the glnA gene encoding type I glutamate--ammonia ligase, yielding MFKNADEVKQYIEENDVKFVDVRFCDLPGVMQHFTIPARAFDPAEELAFDGSSIRGFQAIHESDMALRADITTARLDPFRKDKTLNINFFIHDPITGEAYSRDPRNIAKKAEAYLASTGIADTAYFGPEAEFYVFDSVRFATSANEGFYHIDSEAGAWNTGSEENNRGYKVRYKGGYFPVAPVDHFADLRAEISLELDAQGLQVERQHHEVGTGGQAEINYKFNTLLAAADDLMLFKYIVKNVAWRNGKTATFMPKPIFGDNGSGMHVHQSLWANGDPLFYDEAGYAGLSDTARYYIGGILKHAPSLLAFTNPTVNSYHRLVPGFEAPVNMVYSQRNRSAAMRIPITGSNPKAKRVEFRAPDPSSNPYLAFAALLLAGLDGVKNKIEPMEPIDKDLYELSPDEHASVPQVPTSLEDVLKALEADHEYLLAGGVFTPDLIETWIDYKRTHEIAPIAQRPHPHEFELYFDI
- a CDS encoding TetR/AcrR family transcriptional regulator produces the protein MRSPRPYAPQPGPGAQSLTERRKAATQLDIARAACELFAEHGPDGTTAEDIAHRAGVALRTFYRYFRNKQEAVAPLLAGGGDAWRALLAEEDPGTPLGEALERAVTRSLSGQQAVEEGLEVTRGLLRAAADDQALRAVWYRVNQDSEEHLVPVISRLAGPEADPLEVRLLAAAATDAIRVSLELWSTTDAPVSGPGSPPELAVRCLRDLTGAMPLLLG